DNA from Malus sylvestris chromosome 11, drMalSylv7.2, whole genome shotgun sequence:
AATCAAGAAATGTTGTCCTTCATGGACAACCATGCTAGCTACAACCAGATCTTTATCGCCGAAGCTAATGTTCACAAAACTGCCTTATGTTGCCCAGGGGTACTTGGGACCTACGAGTGGGTAGTCATGCCACTTGGCCTTAAAAATGCTGGTGCCACATACCAACGTGCTATGAACACCATCTTTCATGACTTGATTGGTACTATCATAGAAGTATATATCGACGATATGGTAGTTAAATCGAAGGGCCTCCAAACGCATCTAGATGATCTTCGGTAAGCTTTTCTTCGTATGCGCCAACATAATCTCAAAATGAACCTGgccaagtgtgccttcggtgtatcgGCCGATAACTTCTTTGGTTTTCTTGTACACCATCATGGTATCGAAGTGGACACAAATAAGGCTCACGCAATCATCGATGCTCCATCTCTGATGACCAAAAAGCAACTCCAGTCTTTACTTGGCAAGATAAATTTTCTTCACCGTTTCATAGCTAATTTGGTGGGAAAAATAAAGGTGTTCTCTacgcttttgaaactcaaggaTTCGGACAGGTTTAAGTGGCGTGAAGAACATAAAGCAACCTTCACACAAATTAAGGTTTCCCTTACAACCCCACTCATCCTCGTACCGCCTAGAAGTGGTAAACCTCTTAAGCTATATATTTCGGCAGCTGAAGAGTCCATCGGTTGCCTAATTGCATAAGAGAACGATGTCAGACGTGAACATGCCATCTTTTATCTCAGTTGAAATCTTAACTCACATGAAATCAATTATTCAGCTGTAGAAAAACTCTGTCTGGCTTTGTTTTTTGCTGCATCTAAACTTCAGCATTACATGCTCCATTCTGTGACTCAGGTCATCGCCCAGACTGATGTTATTCGGTATATGCTAACTCGAGCAATAGTCAAaggccgaattgggaaatggacaatGGCACTGTCCGAATTTAGTTTGCAATATGTGCCACAGAAAGTCGTCAAAGGGCAAGAACTAGCCAATTTCTTAGCCCAACATCATTCTCTATATGGTTTCGGGGGCAATGACGTCGAAATTGGCATGGTGGAAACGTGTGATaattattggacgatgtattttgatGGCTCCAGTACTTCAGCCTTGGCTGGTGTTAGGATCGTTATTCAATCCCCAGATCAACATTGctggtatttttctctcaagcttGATTTTGATTGTACAAATAATCACACCGAATACGAAGCCTTTATCATCGACCTCAGCGTCCTtcacgttcctaaattattaactcattgtatttaaatttcataacccttatttacttcttattcttagcttttatatcaattaatggctttcgtcaccctcgggtgtcggccagcacgtgtctatcctggtattcggggaatatcagggtcggggcgtgtcacttTTGTAtctatgaacaacatctactaATTCAGTTTCAATCAGGATTCTCTTATACCAATATCTCAGCTTATAGTGAGGGCGAGCGTGATCACAATGGTATTTTTCACCTACTTGTCTAGAAGATAAGGATAAATCTAAATCCTCTATTATCATCAGAGGAAATGCCATGGACCAAGTGAAATGATTGTCAACTACCGCCTTCTCCTTGCCTTTGTTATAAGGGAGAGGCGTTGAAAGGGGATTTAGATTTGCTTGGGAGGATGAAGAAAAACCCTTTTGAATAGAGGCATAACTTTTCCTAGCAAGCGCTAGAGCTTGCTCCTTTTTTGTGTTTGCACTGAAAAAAATTCATGAGTTGAAAAGTCAGGCAAAAAATTTGATTCACCCTTAATATATTCAATATCAAAGTCAAATGCTGACAAGATCCCTTACCATATACCAAAAGTTTTCTTTGATGCTAAATTTTTAACATCTTTTAGTAAAATATCTTTGGCGGCCTTACAATTCACTGTAATCAAGAATCGTTTATTAAGAATGTCACTTTTGAATTTTGTGACTGTGTGAACTATAGAAGGTAACTCCTTCTTAACCGTTGAATAGCTATGATGGCTGATTTCTAGACTCCTGAAGTGAAATGAACTAATTGTTCTTTACCATCACCATATCCTTCTTCAAAAGCATCAGTTTCTACAATTTTAAAAGCTTCTGGGTTAGCTAAAGCAAGACATGGATTCCTTGacttttcttttcaaaagtCCAACTGCATCGTTTTGTTCTTCACCCCATGGAACATGGGTTTTCTTTAACCTTTGATATAAAGGTTTGCTGTCTTTGGCAAGATCCTTATAGAAGTCTCCATCATAATTTAGACTTCCTAAGAATCTCTACAATTGTGTCTTGTCCAATATTTCATCTAGAAATTTATCAGCAAACTTAATAGCACTGTCAATAGGCAAAAATATTGGGATATTTGGTGAAATAGCCAAAATTTTGATCCTGAATTGAATTTTAACCAACTATTATaactttttataattataaccaaaatttgatatgaaaatACTACaataccctttttttaattaaataattacacAACTACATCTTCTCCATCTATTATGCAGTCTTTCCGATTCTTTCCTGCAACACGGTCAGTATTGCTCTGCTCTCGTATTGATTTTGTTTCTTTCAAAAAATAACTacataaaaccctaaaacaccacaGCATCCATCCCATTGTcaatttaatgttttttttttcaataacgAGCCTATTGGTCGGAATTGGATCGATATATCTCATATGACTTGGATAAAGGAATCGGTTGATAGGATCTTAATTACCAGTCATCACGAAGCTCGTTTGTGAAGGAAGGAAATGCTTCACGGTAATGTTTATTTTATAGTGATTTGATGTTTTTGTTGATTCTCCGTTTTCTTTTCACCAGAATTGAATCTACAAATCTCCGATGACTTCAATAGACGAATTTACCGACTGACAGTTGACGAAGATGAAGAAGCTATAGGTTTCTGTAAACTTGAGTGAAGAAGATATacttttgtaattattttagttaaGAGAGGGGAATaccatttctgggaaattaatTTATCAATACTGCTGACAAATTTCAAGGTTGAGATGCTTGTGTTTGGATCAGTGAGTTCTAGTACTGGTTCAAGGTTTGGCGACTTCTTCTTCCTTACCATAAAATTGCCCATCAATTCCTGAAACTcgcttttactttttattttgctagcTTTTGCTTTGAACTTCATCTTCTGGAGAGAACTGATAGAGTTCGAGGACTTGAaccctttgttttagttgtcagaGTTCTCCGTTTGTAGCATTGATTTAATGTTGTAGCTCATTTACAGTTGGTTCCTTTTTTACCGAACTTTCAAGTATTCTATCAATTACTATTTTAAAGCTATAAGCTTTTAACTGGTTGTTTTACTATATTTTTCTGAAGTTTCACATTTTTCCAAAGGATCTTCTAACTTATCAATTAAGTCTAAAATCAGACTTTCTTCTTTGATAATAACACAAAGATTAAGATTTTTCATATGACATGAacaatcttcttcttctgagCTAGAACTACTATTTTCAAATGTAGACTCAAATGATTCTCCATTTTCAAGAGCTGCGACCTCATTTTCACTTTCTTCAGAATCAGAGTTCAACATCAGTTCGCACAACTGTCACTTTAATCCTTCATCAAGATTAAGATTATTAATCTTGTATTTCATCCTACATTGATGTTGCATGTGTCCAACTCTTCCGCACTTGTAACAAACAAGAGGCTTTTCTTGTAATCATTTCCTATTCCCTTCTTGTTTGCGAGaatgatatttctttttctgGAAAGACCTATAATGTTTTGAGGATTTTTAGGACTTTCTTTTGAATAccttttgtgaaattttttatttttcttaaaaggTTTTCTTAAGGAAGATGATTTATGTTAGGCTCAAATCCAAATTGCTCAAAGAAATCAcccatttcttttttctctatACTCTTTTGCTTTTCAAGGTGCTTCTTAATTTCATATCATTACAGAGTGCTAAACGTTCAATACAAATTTCAGCCATTAATTCTCCATAAGTTCGTCTATCATATGCTATGACTCATCCACACTTATTTCTAAAGTCTGCTTCGCATCTTCTCTGCAAAAAGAGTAGGTAATCTAGAAAGAAATTTCTCTTTTCAGAAATCTGTATTACAATCAGATCTAATGAAAACTTTAGAATAAAAGACATCTTTATACCATCAGAAGTGAGATAGTGTTGGACATTTTAGATTCATCAAGAGTTCTCTAGATCTATCAAATTGGAGCTCAGCTATTCCATAAAGTGAAGTGTAATTGTATAAATAAGGGTATTAACTGAATCTTCTTGTCTTACAACTTCTCCATTTATTTCTACCTGGCTAGTTGCTGAAAAGATTTGTTCTTTTGCTTCATTGCTTAGACGAAAATCCCACCATCCACAAAGTTGTCCAATAAATCCCGCAGCCATAATCTAGGCGATGGTTTCATCAAAATTTCCTTTTATCTTACCAGCTGTTGAGAACATAAACATATGTCTCATGGTAATAAGGATCTAATATTTTGTATGGTCATCGATGTTCCATTCAATCCATCGTATTGAACCCCTTCTTCCATATCATTTTCTTTGAATTGAAGGTCTACTAGGGTTGGTTTGGGATAATAATTCTTTGTGATAGCCATTCTTTCGACTATCCTGCCAAATTTTATCGTATTTATCTCCGATTTGGGTTTACGCTCTATGAATTGCTCTtctaattttgaaatttgagcTACCGAAATTACCGAGATCTTTGGCTCATCTAACTTTATCGAACATAATCTTTTGGCCAAAGCATCTACAAAGCTATTATCAATAAATGGGTGTTTTTCCAACTTATGATTCTTAAGTTCAGGGTTATAGGTTGGTTTAAGCATGGCTTTTCTAAAActattcttttccttttcattcttcttttcttcaaaAGAATTGGGAGATGTTCCTGTAGAAAtatcagagagacgggccatagggtccacttccaacaacaccaatattgtccccaacttggtaattaccacctacacaatccgtcaggtgtggggttttatcacaaaaggcctcggtattagttagagtgggattaggatatttaaactatcatttttctttttgtatggccgatgtgggattcaACACACCCCCTCATGTGGGATCCAATTAGTGGGTCACACGCGGAAGATTcacacatcggcaaccacgtggagccaatgggactcaccctacacgtggggccaagggacccaccatcatcgcgttgggccaaggggacccacccatcacgtgATAGTACAGTGCGGGCCCACttcctggctctgataccatgtagaaatatcagagagacgggccaTACGGCCCACTTCTAACAACACTGAGcttgtccccaacttggtaattaccacatccacaatccgtcaggtgtggggttttatcacaaaaggcctcggtattagatatttaaactattatttttctttttgtatggCCGTTGTGGGATTCAACAGTTCCTTGTACTCTAGGATTCCAAATTCTAGATTTAAGAGAATCATTACTCTTTAATGAGTTCTCTATCCTCGAGGCTTGTCTTCTTAAGGATTGAAGGAACAAGTTGGTATAATTATATTTTGCTGTATCACAGCATCAACTCCAGTATGCAGAGAAGCATTTTGTCCTCCATCTGGTACTTCTTTACAAGGAGAGGCAATTgttccttttggatttttttgaaTAGCCTTTTCTGGCTGATGTATAGCTTTTTCTTCTGTTCCTTGTTTTGTTGTATAAATTCTAAATGAGTTGTCTAGAGTACTTATATATTGAGTATATTCAAGAAACTTGTATTTCTTAGCACATCATTCAAATCAAGGAAGGAACcttttattaaattatttttgtattataAAGGTCTAGTGAAGTTTTCTCAAGAATACTCTTCTTTCTGACCCttcttttttcaaagcactttCTTCACTGAGATAATCTTTCTCAATGAATTAGTTATCTAGCTCAAATTTTGTTGTTACACATATGTTAGATTCAACATCATCCCAAGATAATGCTGGTTGGGGCGGATTCCTAGAAGGTGTTGTGGCTCCTGTGTTTTCAACTTTGTACAATGGAAACTGGACTTGTTCGTTGGTCTTGCTAAAGCCTTCTAAAATGATTTGCTCATAGGAATTCGATCCTGAAGTTGATTTTTAACCGAATTTGTCCTAAATGGGATAGGTTGGGTTACGCTTTGAAAATCAACGCTTAACCTAGGACCTAGACTTAGTAGGGTCGGCCTATTGTTTGAGAATTGTATTTCTACATCTCAGTCTTCGTATTGATTAATCTGATACGGTTCTCGATTTTGAATGAGTTTCGGGGGAGTTGCCTCCTGCAACCTCCATCTTTTAGGTAGAGTCATTCTAcctatttattttttagaaaacttcattttaatccttggcaaagatgactttttgattaaaaccatgagtaagatcaaaatctaattttagtcccttgatacattaataacctcatttattaattatattttgattttttaattatttatctttttctttctattttttaatgtattaattttatttcattataatttttattttcatttcattcatcgtaatatattttgttgtgaacatttagataaactaatttttgttatacaatatattttgatgtactttatcttcttcatttaggtatattaaattcattataatacattttggtgcatacatttaaatatattagttcaatataatatatttcggtactaacatttaggtacattaattgagtctttcaagtttgaagaatgttaaataaaattaataaattaaaaaactcttttttggtcaaaaaataaattaaatttgtgtattaataaatttaaatatttaatgggatacattaaataaaatgcacatgaattattttgaattaagtgcacattagggactaaaatcaatatttaatctaacatcaggtttttttttaaaattttaatcttctggagggattaaagttcaaaaaccccttTATTTTTTGTACTACCGTATGGGCTTTTCCTAAATTGGCCTGGAACAAAGTGGTCTGTTCCTTGTTGTCCATGACCTTGGCTTTAGGTACACTACTACGTTTTACTATTTGCGCGTTCGTGCGCAGAATCCGTCCCTCAAAGATAGTGAAGAAAGACTTTGCGTGACGAAAAACATCATTGGTCGCAAAAACACGGCGCGACGGTTTACCTTTTGTCACACACAATTTTTAGGAACGAATGTTTTCTTCGCACAAAATACTAGGATACATACATGGGGCGACTATTATTCGTCTCTataaactttgcgcgacgacaaTTTATTATTGCGCGATGAAACCTAATTTGTCGCTTGAGTTTTGCGAGATGCAGGTTTTCATCGCgcaaaaataaaactatatttttttaaatttaattttacattctgtttttttaattttgtaataaaaataaattgcatttttttgtaataaaattgaattgcaattaaaaaatgtaatgaagagaaaactaatatatttaaattaatataaatgtaTGTACTATGTACaagaaaaatgtttaaaaagtaaggaagtaaaaaactaagaaaataatgCGGCGTAATCTACGTGGTCATCATGCGGAGGTGGTTGGAAGGTCACGAGGTTGTCGACAGGCTCAGAGGTCGAAGGGGCAGAGGTGTGGGCATGCTCGGGTTGGAGGGGCTCAGAAGTCGACGGGGGACGAAGATCCAAGAGACGAATGTCGGACTGACTGAAGGCCTGTACAAAGTTGTCACCTAACTCTTTAATTACAACGATGAAGAGGCTCTAGGTTCCCGCCGCCGAGCATTCCCCATTCCCCTACAATATGTCTCCAGCCTCAGCCCGAGAGTTTGATCCAAGGTCTCCATAAGGATCTGAAACCCCGCATCCTCTGGGGATCTACAAACTCGAGTAGAGTCTCGGGAGGAAGCTGGGAGGCGAACTCATGAAGAACCAACTGCCTCTTCTCCATCATTGTCACCTGTGTAATATAACatcaaatattaattataaCATTCATATAATAACCATGAAACTTGAATgtgtaaaataataattaaaattgaagaaTACTTACATGAAGGGACTCGACCAACTAATCCCTAGGTCGAACGTAAACGTCGTTAAAGACATCAATCTCTGAGAATTTTGAACCCTCTTGAATagaacaagagaagaaaaatgttagtacgaaaaaaaaataatagtaatgacatattaaaaattgaatatgaaaaactttattATTACCCGCTGTCGCGCCTCTATCTTATATGAGAAGGGCTTCGAACCGAAATGGTGGGGAAAAGTCTTCTTCTCCCTATTGCTCTTGTTGGCTTTCACCTTCTTCcgttatacaaaaaataaacatattagttcaaatttaaatgaaatataaaaaaataaataaacattagtaagaaacgtataataattttaaacttaatacaaaagAAATACCACATAGCGGGGCTCATGAAAATAACTGCAGAGCCATGCCCAATTATCCTCCCAACCCTCAAACTTCATTGGGCAACCCTCCTCAAGAGCAACTTGCGGATCATTAAATGTCTCAAAATATTGGTGCAAGTCGCTCTTCCACTGCTTGTACCATTCAGAGAAGAGCCCGTTGACGTACACCAACATATCGTCGTTGATGTCCTCGAAATTGTAGTTTGTCTACAAtgtaacaaattaattacatacattaagtaacataaatatataaaatttgaaggaaaaacaattaaaaggtaGGATACTCACCGATAACTGTGCGCTAACCTTTGTCCTCACCTCATCTGGCATCACCTTCCAATACTTCCATTGCATAGGGCAATAGATCCGAACGATGTGACCAATGTTGTGGGCCAATGCGCTATGTTGCTCTACCGTTGGTGTAGCCCGATGCCGGTCGTTGTATCTGATAGTGATATGTCTGTTGGTCACCCAGGTGATCTTCGTCGTCTTCAACTGGCGACAAGTTCCCCATGTGTTTTTCTTGGCTacaaagaaatataaaattaatgttTTCCCAAAACTAATAATAAAACCTACTAAAATTTCGGCATAACCTCCTTATAATTAAAACATatcccaaaaccctaaaactaacataaacaatatatgTATCCAACTAAATGATCACAACTGTTTAA
Protein-coding regions in this window:
- the LOC126589633 gene encoding uncharacterized protein LOC126589633, coding for MPDTPSTSTTDALRSQQAKKNTWGTCRQLKTTKITWVTNRHITIRYNDRHRATPTVEQHSALAHNIGHIVRIYCPMQWKYWKVMPDEVRTKVSAQLSTNYNFEDINDDMLVYVNGLFSEWYKQWKSDLHQYFETFNDPQVALEEGCPMKFEGWEDNWAWLCSYFHEPRYVKVKANKSNREKKTFPHHFGSKPFSYKIEARQRRVQNSQRLMSLTTFTFDLGISWSSPFM